In Novipirellula galeiformis, one DNA window encodes the following:
- a CDS encoding diguanylate cyclase encodes MLREFIASLRLAFALVCVGVSLILGGQWLGLIPDMDAMEMRTRQRYCEAIAINASAHVRRQQWVDLTTILKTQVERNDEILSIGLRSDLGTLRLDTGHHQEMWSDLTQHESGEEARLVEAISVPITLNRRPWGSVEFCFRKPASSAWAPFTRHAVFRLIGFFVIAGLASYTLFVAKIMGVFRKTQVVPDRVRQALDTLAEGLLVLDEQGKIVLANRAFTDTIGIPLEELVKKSASGLSWTLPHNQELSPSDDATYPWTAAIAKTELQSERMLHYRLADGRNRIFSVNAAPLGSDDQQRGALATFRDVTHVEEHREELEKMLGMLRSSRDEIERKNSELEILATQDALTGCLNRRAFFERFDAFWRTAQTNNTPLSCVMIDNDHFKNVNDTYGHHIGDEVLRRVSQIIRDMHQDHGLVCRYGGEEFCVVFPDLTLKQALDEAEKTRAAIAAIQFEEPAELKLTASLGVSELRFNPADPQELINQADACLYVAKREGRNRVIAYNVNMADQAEQDQNTVAKPQRLDISYQAVTALMSALSYRDAKTAEHSRRVADLCSRASAQILDPAQIYVLEIAALLHDIGKVGVPDNVLLKPGMLTEQEWEVMRRHDRIGVEIVSSTFSCDELTSIIAAHQWIRLEGQRSGSVPPLNADENGQVMWCAKMLTIADSYDAMISDTVYRQGCSHDDAIAELRRCAGTQFDPELVEHFTRAIDETALAVTLGAFAVGKQAAIQIGINVERLAEALTQKDLKALQEHAAQLAVTANHCGLESVTAAANQICEITYSENLQWAMLLRDTNELLDTARSAQADFLRDALELENSLSFESS; translated from the coding sequence TTGTTACGTGAGTTCATCGCATCGCTAAGACTTGCCTTTGCACTAGTGTGCGTCGGCGTTAGTCTGATCCTCGGCGGCCAATGGCTGGGTTTGATCCCAGACATGGATGCGATGGAGATGCGCACTCGGCAACGATACTGTGAAGCGATCGCAATCAATGCCTCCGCGCATGTCCGTCGCCAACAATGGGTGGACCTGACGACGATTCTGAAGACGCAAGTCGAACGCAACGACGAAATTCTATCGATCGGACTGCGAAGCGATTTAGGGACCTTACGTCTGGATACCGGTCATCATCAAGAGATGTGGTCCGATCTGACTCAACACGAGTCGGGTGAGGAAGCTCGTCTAGTCGAGGCCATCAGCGTGCCGATCACGCTGAATCGTCGTCCGTGGGGGAGCGTCGAATTTTGTTTCCGCAAACCCGCTTCCTCCGCCTGGGCTCCTTTTACTCGCCATGCCGTCTTTCGGCTGATTGGCTTCTTCGTGATTGCGGGGCTCGCCTCCTACACGTTGTTTGTCGCCAAGATCATGGGCGTGTTCCGCAAAACACAGGTGGTCCCCGATCGCGTTCGCCAAGCGCTCGACACACTCGCCGAAGGGCTACTGGTTCTAGACGAACAGGGAAAGATTGTACTTGCCAACCGCGCCTTCACCGACACGATCGGCATCCCGCTTGAAGAGCTGGTGAAGAAGTCGGCGAGCGGGTTGTCATGGACGTTACCGCACAACCAAGAATTATCGCCTTCGGACGATGCGACCTACCCTTGGACCGCAGCGATTGCCAAAACGGAGCTTCAGTCCGAACGCATGCTTCACTACCGCTTGGCCGATGGACGCAACCGCATCTTCTCGGTCAATGCCGCACCGCTCGGGAGTGACGATCAACAGCGAGGGGCGTTGGCGACGTTCCGAGATGTGACTCACGTGGAAGAACATCGCGAAGAGTTGGAGAAGATGCTGGGCATGTTGCGTAGCAGCCGCGATGAAATTGAGCGTAAAAACAGCGAACTTGAAATCCTGGCGACCCAGGACGCGTTGACAGGCTGTTTGAATCGCCGCGCATTTTTCGAGCGTTTTGATGCGTTTTGGCGAACCGCCCAAACCAACAACACGCCGCTTTCATGCGTGATGATCGACAATGACCATTTCAAGAACGTCAACGATACTTACGGCCACCATATTGGTGACGAAGTGCTTCGCCGCGTTTCGCAGATCATTCGCGACATGCACCAAGACCACGGGTTGGTTTGTCGCTATGGTGGCGAAGAATTCTGTGTCGTCTTCCCCGACTTGACGCTCAAACAAGCCCTCGATGAGGCCGAAAAGACTCGTGCTGCCATTGCGGCAATCCAGTTTGAAGAACCGGCCGAATTAAAGCTCACGGCAAGTCTCGGGGTTTCCGAATTGCGATTCAATCCTGCCGACCCTCAGGAATTGATCAATCAAGCTGATGCGTGTCTCTACGTTGCCAAACGCGAAGGCCGTAATCGGGTGATCGCTTACAACGTCAACATGGCCGATCAAGCGGAGCAGGACCAAAACACCGTCGCCAAACCGCAACGTTTAGATATTTCTTATCAGGCGGTCACTGCTTTAATGTCCGCATTATCGTATCGGGATGCCAAAACGGCCGAGCACAGCCGTCGGGTTGCCGACTTGTGCTCTCGAGCCTCCGCGCAAATCCTCGACCCCGCACAAATCTATGTGCTGGAGATTGCCGCATTACTCCATGACATCGGTAAAGTCGGCGTGCCCGACAATGTCTTGCTCAAACCTGGCATGTTGACCGAACAAGAGTGGGAGGTCATGAGACGTCATGATCGCATCGGCGTCGAGATTGTCTCCAGCACCTTCTCGTGTGATGAATTGACCTCCATTATCGCCGCCCACCAATGGATTCGCTTGGAAGGCCAACGCTCAGGATCGGTTCCGCCATTGAACGCCGACGAAAACGGGCAAGTCATGTGGTGCGCCAAAATGTTGACCATTGCCGATAGTTACGACGCGATGATCTCGGACACCGTCTACCGACAAGGATGCTCGCATGATGACGCGATTGCGGAACTACGCCGTTGTGCGGGAACGCAATTTGACCCTGAACTTGTCGAGCACTTTACCAGAGCGATTGACGAGACTGCGTTGGCGGTAACCCTAGGCGCATTCGCTGTTGGCAAGCAAGCGGCAATCCAAATCGGCATCAATGTGGAGCGTTTGGCCGAGGCGCTCACCCAAAAGGATCTGAAGGCGCTTCAAGAGCATGCCGCCCAACTCGCCGTCACTGCAAATCATTGCGGACTCGAGTCGGTTACCGCTGCGGCCAACCAAATTTGTGAGATCACTTATTCGGAGAACCTCCAATGGGCGATGCTGCTTCGCGACACGAACGAGCTGTTGGACACCGCACGCTCGGCACAAGCCGACTTCCTTCGCGACGCACTGGAACTCGAAAACTCACTTAGCTTCGAGTCCTCTTAG
- a CDS encoding DNA translocase FtsK 4TM domain-containing protein encodes MLVFMASAAPDESVLGERDANLVRDVIAIVLVAMTLITTVSIITRSPADPIEMPVWPLSALYTPNNSVYPTNPTVTNACGYWGAVISSALLDALGLAAGLVVAAAGGIATALLYRGRLNAPVLRSLGGTIVVIGTATAGGLLPMQFEQMPVVGNGGYLGAMTSTWLLEHFAPAGAWILTITVIAVGLLLTTDYALLYAGKRLLAGGAMVSRSGMRRAAQAVPITVRRRRQAFTDLEEPIKIDGDEAGTAGASESPSNEGDASDPDGWKSSEPKIKFMRPKRKSGDETVVAADAEGASGSALEEPVGEPTPTNAEPIGDTDAASDVIEDDIEEEPEAEPLLRDLEVDDETLNLRQDEKHLLSNPKIKVPKRKQQADAKQELYDNVQEKAPYGAEDYRLPHIELLEQSDDVSYDEQLVEVRRKAQILEETFKDFGFNIRVVEIETGPVIAQYEIELEAGLRLSKITGLADDLAIALRVPSVRIVAPIPGKNTVGIEVPNENRQVVRLRDVIEESDMSRSKMNIPVFLGKDVSGNPMVVGLEKMPHLLIAGRTGTGKSVCLNAIIVSILMMCRPDEVRMLMIDPKMVELSGYGRLPHLMHPVITDMKKAEAILAWAVEKMEERYSLLAKAGVRHINSYNDLGREEILRRLDLDEDEDSDGVPDKLPFIVIIADEMADLMMTAGKDVETHIIRLAQKSRAVGIHLILATQKPTVDVITGLIKSNLPARLSFQVASKTDSRVVLDENGADKLLGNGDMLFLWPGTSTLIRGQGTYLSDDEIDAVVDHCSLGEQNFVGELMNLKVEDGSEADASKVGDIKGRDELYESAIEVVIREGRGSLSLLQRCLGIGYGRAARLIDFMAEDKIVGDYNGSKSREVLLTMEAWQKMQGLEPDGDDDDSADPTAEYEETDDGEEEYEEYEEEDVA; translated from the coding sequence TTGTTGGTTTTTATGGCCAGTGCTGCTCCTGACGAAAGTGTACTCGGAGAGCGCGACGCGAACTTAGTTCGTGACGTGATCGCAATCGTTCTCGTGGCGATGACCTTGATCACGACCGTTTCGATTATCACGCGGAGCCCGGCCGATCCGATCGAGATGCCGGTTTGGCCTCTGAGCGCGTTGTACACTCCCAACAACTCGGTCTATCCTACCAACCCGACCGTGACCAATGCATGCGGTTATTGGGGAGCGGTGATCTCATCGGCCTTGTTGGACGCGTTGGGATTGGCGGCGGGATTAGTCGTTGCGGCGGCAGGCGGGATTGCGACGGCGCTGCTTTACCGTGGTCGGCTTAACGCTCCGGTACTCAGGTCGTTGGGCGGCACGATCGTGGTGATTGGGACTGCGACCGCCGGCGGTCTATTGCCGATGCAATTCGAGCAAATGCCGGTCGTTGGAAACGGAGGCTATCTCGGTGCGATGACATCGACGTGGTTGTTAGAGCATTTTGCCCCCGCTGGGGCGTGGATTTTGACGATCACCGTGATCGCGGTCGGCTTGTTGCTGACGACCGATTACGCCTTGCTTTACGCTGGGAAACGTTTGTTGGCGGGCGGCGCAATGGTGTCGCGAAGCGGGATGCGGCGTGCCGCGCAAGCGGTGCCGATTACGGTCCGCCGCCGACGCCAAGCGTTTACGGACCTTGAGGAACCGATCAAGATCGATGGCGATGAAGCGGGAACGGCTGGCGCGTCCGAGTCGCCCTCGAATGAGGGCGATGCCAGCGATCCAGACGGTTGGAAGTCAAGTGAACCGAAAATCAAATTCATGCGACCGAAGCGAAAATCGGGCGACGAGACCGTGGTGGCTGCGGACGCCGAAGGCGCGAGCGGAAGTGCACTCGAAGAACCGGTGGGGGAACCCACACCCACGAATGCCGAGCCGATTGGGGATACCGATGCGGCCAGCGATGTGATCGAAGACGACATCGAAGAAGAACCTGAAGCCGAGCCGCTGCTCCGTGATCTTGAGGTGGATGACGAGACGCTGAATCTTCGACAGGATGAAAAACATCTCCTCTCGAATCCAAAAATCAAGGTCCCCAAGCGAAAACAGCAAGCCGACGCGAAGCAGGAACTGTACGATAACGTCCAAGAAAAGGCACCGTACGGTGCCGAGGACTATCGCTTGCCGCATATCGAATTGCTTGAGCAAAGCGATGACGTGAGCTACGACGAGCAATTGGTCGAGGTGCGTCGGAAAGCCCAGATCCTGGAAGAGACGTTCAAGGACTTTGGTTTTAACATTCGCGTGGTCGAGATTGAAACGGGCCCCGTGATCGCACAATACGAGATCGAACTCGAAGCGGGATTACGGCTCAGCAAGATTACGGGGCTCGCCGATGACTTGGCGATCGCGCTGCGTGTTCCGAGTGTTCGTATTGTCGCGCCGATTCCGGGGAAGAATACCGTCGGCATCGAAGTTCCAAACGAGAATCGACAAGTCGTTCGTCTTCGCGACGTGATCGAAGAGTCGGATATGAGCCGATCGAAAATGAACATCCCGGTGTTCTTAGGCAAGGACGTATCGGGGAACCCGATGGTCGTGGGGCTCGAGAAAATGCCTCACCTGTTGATCGCAGGGCGAACCGGTACGGGTAAGAGTGTTTGTTTGAACGCGATCATCGTTTCGATCTTGATGATGTGTCGTCCTGACGAAGTTCGGATGTTGATGATCGACCCTAAAATGGTCGAATTGAGCGGCTATGGTCGGTTGCCGCACTTGATGCATCCCGTGATCACAGACATGAAAAAGGCTGAAGCCATTTTGGCTTGGGCGGTTGAGAAGATGGAAGAACGCTATTCCTTGTTGGCCAAAGCAGGGGTGCGTCACATCAATAGCTACAATGACCTGGGCCGCGAGGAGATTTTACGCCGCCTGGATCTGGATGAGGACGAAGATTCCGACGGCGTCCCCGATAAATTACCGTTCATTGTCATCATTGCCGACGAAATGGCGGACTTGATGATGACGGCTGGCAAGGATGTCGAAACGCACATCATTCGTTTGGCTCAAAAGAGCCGAGCGGTAGGGATTCACTTGATTCTGGCGACTCAAAAACCAACCGTGGACGTGATCACCGGCTTGATCAAGAGTAACTTGCCTGCACGGTTGAGTTTTCAAGTGGCCAGTAAAACCGATAGCCGCGTTGTGTTGGATGAGAACGGCGCCGACAAATTGCTTGGCAACGGTGACATGCTGTTCCTTTGGCCTGGGACGAGCACCTTGATCCGTGGTCAGGGGACGTATTTGTCGGATGACGAGATCGACGCGGTGGTGGACCATTGCAGCTTGGGCGAGCAGAACTTTGTCGGCGAACTGATGAATCTGAAAGTCGAGGATGGTAGCGAAGCTGATGCCTCGAAGGTGGGTGACATCAAGGGACGTGATGAGTTGTACGAAAGTGCAATCGAAGTGGTGATTCGCGAAGGACGTGGTTCGTTGTCGTTACTTCAGCGTTGTTTAGGAATTGGTTATGGTCGTGCCGCTCGTCTGATTGATTTTATGGCCGAAGATAAAATTGTGGGCGATTACAACGGTTCGAAATCACGCGAAGTGCTACTGACCATGGAAGCGTGGCAAAAGATGCAGGGGCTTGAGCCGGACGGCGACGACGACGACTCCGCCGATCCCACTGCGGAGTATGAAGAGACCGATGACGGCGAAGAAGAATACGAAGAGTACGAGGAGGAAGACGTCGCTTAG
- a CDS encoding hemolysin family protein, which yields MTGTLLYLGLAVLLILLNGFFVAAEFALVKVRISRIDQLARDGKPFAGTAKWLAKRLDKSLSACQLGITMASLALGWVGEPAFAALVEPVLGWIGVVDERVIHVMGFALAFSAITGLHLVVGEQFPKIFAIRRPEQMLLWCALPLKLFYVILYPFLIALNVVTSFLLRLVGIAGAADHDGVRTEEEIRALLREAHVHGNLSRSEHALINNVFEFDDMIVRRVMLPRGEVIFFDIHEPISKLRELVRQTMHTRYPVCDRSLDNVIGVVHIKDLLMIPPDAEDIDLRSIVRPPKKVHETMPISRVLRHFQATHQLMAFVIDEYGTITGMVTLENVLEKIVGEVDDEFDNADPDIVPAGPGEFIINGSTGIEEVRRRLSLPLEESQEADTISGLLMDVKQKILVQGDKLQVDGAMVEVLEMKHDSATKLKFTIAAADSK from the coding sequence ATGACTGGAACACTGCTGTACCTTGGATTGGCCGTGCTGCTGATCCTCTTGAATGGATTCTTTGTCGCTGCTGAATTTGCTCTGGTTAAAGTCCGGATCTCGCGTATCGATCAACTCGCCCGCGATGGCAAGCCCTTCGCGGGCACCGCAAAATGGCTCGCCAAACGATTGGACAAATCGCTTTCCGCTTGCCAACTCGGTATCACGATGGCTTCGCTGGCATTGGGTTGGGTCGGGGAGCCGGCGTTCGCAGCACTGGTCGAACCGGTGCTAGGGTGGATCGGCGTGGTTGACGAGCGGGTGATTCACGTGATGGGGTTCGCCCTTGCGTTTTCCGCGATCACTGGATTGCATTTGGTGGTTGGCGAACAGTTCCCCAAAATTTTTGCGATCCGTCGCCCTGAGCAGATGTTGCTGTGGTGTGCGCTGCCGTTGAAGCTTTTCTATGTGATTCTCTATCCATTTCTCATCGCGTTGAACGTCGTGACCTCGTTCCTGCTGCGATTGGTCGGCATCGCAGGAGCGGCCGATCACGATGGCGTGCGTACCGAAGAAGAGATCCGTGCGCTGCTGAGAGAGGCTCATGTGCATGGCAATCTGAGCCGCAGCGAACACGCGTTAATCAACAACGTGTTTGAGTTTGACGACATGATTGTGCGGCGTGTGATGTTGCCGCGTGGCGAAGTCATCTTCTTTGATATTCACGAACCAATTTCAAAACTTCGCGAGCTCGTTCGTCAAACGATGCATACGCGTTATCCCGTTTGCGATCGCTCACTCGACAATGTGATTGGCGTGGTTCACATCAAAGACCTGTTGATGATTCCGCCGGATGCGGAGGACATTGACTTACGTTCGATTGTGCGACCTCCGAAGAAGGTGCACGAGACGATGCCGATCAGCCGCGTGCTTCGGCACTTTCAAGCGACGCATCAATTGATGGCGTTCGTGATCGACGAATACGGCACAATCACCGGAATGGTAACGCTCGAAAACGTGTTGGAAAAAATCGTCGGGGAAGTGGACGACGAGTTTGACAACGCAGATCCCGATATTGTTCCCGCCGGGCCCGGTGAATTTATTATCAACGGATCCACCGGGATCGAAGAGGTACGACGCCGACTTTCGCTACCGCTAGAAGAGTCTCAGGAAGCTGACACGATCAGCGGATTGCTAATGGATGTCAAGCAAAAGATTCTAGTCCAAGGCGACAAGTTGCAAGTCGACGGGGCGATGGTGGAAGTGCTCGAGATGAAGCACGACAGCGCCACGAAACTCAAATTCACAATCGCCGCAGCCGATTCAAAATAA
- a CDS encoding SDR family NAD(P)-dependent oxidoreductase produces the protein MRWTPTNSIAVVTGASSGIGRCLCEMLVDRGATVVGVARRRERLVELQSRDASGCFIPVVGDITEAATRTEILAVAAQVDQGRLDLLVNNAGIGAIGPFADANEERLRRVMEVNFFAPAELMRQAIPLLRRGRAPVICNISSVLGHRAVPDKSEYCASKFALHGLSDAVRAELAREAAQDPSSQHNAIQVTLVSPSTTRSEFFDVLIDSDAAASSPSLGSWPPAKVASAAFAAIESRRSEVILSLAGKALVYADRISPPLMNAILAR, from the coding sequence ATGCGTTGGACCCCCACCAATTCCATTGCCGTTGTGACGGGCGCTAGTAGCGGCATCGGACGCTGTTTGTGTGAAATGTTGGTCGATCGTGGGGCCACGGTGGTTGGCGTCGCGCGTCGCCGCGAACGGCTGGTGGAACTTCAATCGCGAGACGCCAGTGGATGTTTTATTCCGGTCGTTGGAGACATTACCGAGGCCGCCACACGCACGGAAATATTGGCCGTTGCAGCCCAAGTGGACCAGGGGCGTTTGGATCTGCTTGTCAATAATGCCGGTATCGGGGCGATCGGACCATTCGCCGATGCCAATGAGGAACGATTGCGGCGGGTGATGGAGGTTAACTTCTTTGCCCCTGCGGAATTGATGCGGCAAGCGATCCCGCTGCTCCGCCGAGGACGCGCGCCGGTGATTTGCAATATCAGCAGCGTGTTAGGACACCGGGCGGTGCCCGACAAGAGCGAGTATTGTGCGAGCAAGTTTGCCCTGCATGGATTGAGCGACGCAGTGCGAGCCGAGTTGGCGCGCGAAGCGGCACAAGATCCATCGTCTCAGCACAACGCGATTCAAGTCACCTTGGTCAGTCCGAGTACGACGCGTAGCGAGTTTTTTGATGTCTTAATTGATTCCGACGCGGCGGCGTCTTCTCCCAGCCTTGGCAGTTGGCCGCCCGCTAAGGTGGCGAGCGCGGCGTTTGCGGCGATCGAGTCGCGACGCAGTGAGGTGATCTTGAGTCTGGCGGGGAAAGCGTTGGTTTATGCCGACCGAATCTCGCCTCCATTGATGAACGCGATCCTAGCGCGATAG
- the hflX gene encoding GTPase HflX gives MREQHQLRDDSPERSILARLILPEHTVEADPLEELYGLATTAGTQVVDELMQRLSRPNHGTFFGKGKVEELRLMVERHEADVVIFDNDLTPGQIRNLEKAIDAKVIDRTELILDIFAAGARTYEARLAVELAQLEYSLPRLKRMWTHLSRQAMGVGMRGPGEKQLEVDRRLAQKRIHDLKEELAKVERRREQQVQARKEAPTVSLVGYTNAGKSTLMNALTEANVHAADKLFATLDTRTRRWQLPGWGTVLLSDTVGFIRDLPHSLVASFKSTLEETRQAELLLHVADASSPTVFEQISAVYHVLEELEIEAKDTLLVLNKIDAVPNAAALNRVLERYPNAIPVSAKNGIGLVPLIEAVGEALGREFYDLEVDVSPSDGKLLAYLAAKGEVLSRKYGEETVTIHVRMPAGAMGPVHRDAVAIRDLDEQRAAAASGDPVKSALGEVAKDNGDPSSSNVSLELPNVPISDSSTEVA, from the coding sequence GTGCGAGAACAACACCAACTTCGCGATGATTCGCCGGAGCGAAGCATCTTGGCCCGGCTGATCCTGCCCGAACACACTGTCGAGGCCGATCCGCTAGAGGAACTGTATGGATTGGCCACGACCGCTGGCACTCAAGTCGTCGACGAGTTGATGCAACGTCTATCGCGACCGAATCACGGCACCTTCTTTGGCAAGGGGAAAGTCGAGGAATTGCGGTTGATGGTCGAGCGTCATGAGGCCGATGTGGTGATCTTTGACAACGACCTGACTCCCGGCCAGATTCGGAATCTTGAAAAAGCGATTGATGCGAAGGTGATCGATCGCACCGAATTGATTCTCGACATCTTTGCGGCGGGAGCCCGAACCTACGAAGCTCGTTTGGCGGTGGAGTTGGCTCAGTTGGAGTACTCGCTGCCGCGGTTGAAGCGAATGTGGACGCACCTTTCGCGTCAAGCAATGGGCGTCGGCATGCGCGGCCCCGGTGAGAAACAACTCGAAGTTGACCGCCGCTTGGCTCAGAAACGCATACACGATTTGAAGGAAGAACTGGCCAAGGTGGAGCGTCGCCGCGAGCAACAAGTGCAAGCTCGCAAAGAAGCCCCTACGGTCTCACTAGTCGGTTATACCAATGCCGGCAAGAGCACGTTGATGAATGCCTTGACGGAGGCCAACGTGCATGCGGCCGACAAGTTGTTTGCCACCCTCGATACACGGACTCGACGTTGGCAATTGCCAGGTTGGGGGACCGTGCTATTGAGCGATACGGTCGGTTTCATTCGTGACTTGCCTCACTCGTTGGTGGCGAGTTTTAAATCAACGCTCGAAGAAACGCGTCAGGCCGAATTGTTGTTGCATGTGGCCGATGCCAGCAGCCCGACCGTGTTCGAGCAAATCAGTGCGGTCTATCATGTGCTCGAAGAATTAGAAATCGAAGCCAAAGACACCCTCTTGGTGTTAAACAAAATTGACGCCGTTCCAAATGCCGCGGCGCTAAATCGAGTGTTAGAGCGTTATCCAAACGCGATTCCCGTCAGTGCGAAAAACGGCATCGGGTTGGTCCCGCTGATCGAAGCGGTCGGAGAAGCGTTGGGACGTGAGTTTTATGATTTGGAAGTGGATGTGTCGCCGAGTGATGGAAAACTACTCGCCTATCTAGCGGCCAAAGGCGAGGTGTTGTCGCGAAAGTATGGCGAAGAGACGGTTACCATTCACGTGCGGATGCCTGCCGGAGCAATGGGCCCGGTGCATCGTGACGCTGTGGCCATCCGCGATTTGGATGAACAACGCGCCGCCGCAGCCAGCGGGGATCCGGTAAAGTCAGCCTTGGGCGAAGTGGCCAAGGACAATGGCGATCCGTCATCGTCGAACGTTTCGCTCGAGTTGCCGAACGTTCCAATCTCTGACTCGTCTACCGAAGTGGCTTAG
- a CDS encoding excinuclease ABC subunit UvrC, translated as MPDVPPNEDSQNDENLGQVSEVESSHVAGDEPPKTLGFSHAATKVKTFPQSPGVYLMKDDAARVIYVGKAKNLRSRAGSYFLKAASEDQRTAPWIGEIADIDFVECESEVDALLMESRLVKDIQPKHNKDLKDDKSFPYLMITTRDEFPRVEVTREPKEKGVKLYGPFPSAGALRGAVQVLQRIFKFRTCTLDISESDERWKWFRPCLLASINQCTAPCNFRIGKDAYRRDINRLQTFMEGGKKRLLKEMHEEMLAASKAMDFERAAVLRDEIRMLEKLEDRGELDTHVQPEVFFVDPQKGLTGLRKVLGLAKTPRIIEGVDIAHLGGGETVASLVQFIDGLPFKPGYRRFRIQDVDGIDDFRSIYEVVSRRFRKLADSGESFPDILLIDGGKGQLNAAMAAFRDQDITPPTVISLAKRDEEIFRPGDSEPLRLSKSAFALRLLQYVRDESHRFAQHYHHILRSKSTFDR; from the coding sequence ATGCCGGATGTCCCCCCCAACGAAGATTCGCAAAACGACGAAAACCTTGGCCAAGTGAGCGAGGTGGAATCGAGCCATGTCGCGGGTGACGAGCCCCCCAAGACGCTCGGTTTCAGCCATGCGGCGACCAAGGTCAAAACGTTTCCCCAGTCGCCTGGGGTGTACCTGATGAAGGACGATGCGGCTCGCGTGATCTATGTTGGCAAGGCCAAGAATTTACGTTCGCGAGCGGGAAGCTACTTTCTAAAGGCGGCCAGCGAAGATCAGCGAACCGCCCCCTGGATCGGCGAGATCGCAGATATCGATTTTGTCGAGTGTGAAAGTGAGGTTGACGCCCTGTTGATGGAATCGCGGCTGGTCAAAGATATCCAGCCCAAGCACAACAAGGACCTCAAAGACGATAAATCGTTTCCGTATCTGATGATCACAACGCGGGACGAGTTTCCTCGCGTCGAGGTGACACGCGAACCCAAAGAAAAGGGCGTTAAGCTTTACGGACCGTTTCCCAGCGCGGGGGCGTTGCGAGGGGCGGTGCAAGTGCTACAGCGGATCTTTAAATTTCGGACCTGCACGCTCGATATCAGCGAGTCCGATGAACGCTGGAAGTGGTTTCGTCCCTGTTTGTTGGCGAGCATCAACCAATGTACCGCACCCTGCAATTTCCGTATCGGCAAAGATGCCTATCGACGCGACATCAACCGGTTGCAAACGTTCATGGAGGGAGGAAAGAAACGATTGCTCAAAGAGATGCACGAGGAGATGTTGGCGGCCAGCAAGGCGATGGACTTCGAACGCGCCGCGGTGCTGCGCGATGAAATTCGCATGCTCGAAAAACTCGAGGACCGCGGCGAACTCGATACCCACGTGCAACCGGAAGTCTTTTTTGTTGACCCGCAAAAGGGATTAACCGGGCTTCGCAAGGTGCTCGGTTTAGCCAAAACGCCACGGATCATCGAAGGCGTCGACATCGCTCATCTCGGGGGCGGCGAAACCGTCGCCAGTCTGGTTCAGTTCATTGACGGCTTGCCATTCAAACCAGGCTATCGCCGATTTCGGATCCAAGACGTGGATGGCATCGACGATTTTCGCAGTATTTATGAAGTCGTGTCGCGACGTTTTCGTAAGCTTGCTGATTCGGGGGAATCGTTTCCTGACATTTTGTTGATCGATGGGGGAAAGGGGCAACTCAACGCAGCCATGGCGGCGTTCCGCGATCAGGATATCACGCCCCCCACGGTGATCTCGTTGGCAAAACGCGATGAAGAGATTTTCCGGCCGGGGGATTCCGAACCGTTGCGGTTAAGCAAGAGTGCCTTTGCACTCCGTTTGTTGCAGTATGTGCGTGACGAATCGCACCGCTTTGCGCAGCATTATCACCACATCCTCCGCAGCAAGTCGACATTTGATCGCTAG
- a CDS encoding class I SAM-dependent methyltransferase — translation MENWYDYPQYFDMVFRDETKAEVEFFEQAFEKYRSDQATTKLLEPGCGSGRLVAAMAARGYELSGLDLSQPMLDYLRKRLLRRKLDAKLVLGDMTKMDFPERFHAAFCTFNTFRHLLSEAEAISHLRSVAAHLEPGGIYILGFHCIPMDADPESTERWVATHGGTKVHVTLKVIDFQRRKRQETLRASIKAQTNAGKVHRIRSEFPLRLYTIAQAKSLFRKVDDELELVEAYDFDYDIEAPRTMDDDLVDAVFILQRR, via the coding sequence ATGGAAAATTGGTACGACTACCCTCAATACTTCGACATGGTGTTTCGTGATGAAACCAAAGCCGAGGTCGAATTCTTTGAACAAGCATTTGAGAAATACCGCAGCGATCAGGCGACAACCAAGTTGCTCGAACCGGGCTGCGGCAGTGGTCGATTGGTCGCGGCAATGGCCGCACGCGGCTACGAGTTGAGCGGACTCGACCTCAGCCAACCGATGCTCGATTATCTTCGCAAACGGTTGTTGCGACGCAAGCTTGATGCCAAACTTGTGCTCGGTGACATGACAAAGATGGATTTCCCGGAGCGGTTTCATGCTGCGTTTTGCACCTTCAACACCTTCCGTCATTTGCTCAGTGAAGCGGAGGCAATATCGCACTTGAGATCAGTGGCCGCGCATCTGGAGCCCGGAGGCATTTACATCTTGGGCTTTCACTGTATTCCGATGGACGCCGATCCCGAAAGCACCGAACGTTGGGTCGCGACGCACGGCGGAACGAAAGTCCACGTCACCTTGAAGGTGATCGATTTTCAACGCCGCAAACGCCAAGAAACGCTGCGAGCAAGTATTAAAGCACAAACAAACGCCGGCAAAGTCCATCGCATCCGCAGCGAATTTCCGCTCCGTCTGTATACGATCGCGCAAGCCAAAAGTCTGTTTCGCAAGGTCGACGATGAGCTTGAATTAGTCGAGGCGTACGACTTCGACTACGACATCGAGGCCCCGCGAACCATGGACGACGACTTGGTCGACGCCGTGTTTATCCTGCAGCGTCGTTAA